TGTGCGCGCTGCTCGCGTCGCCCGCGCTGGCGCAGGAGCCCAGCGAATCGTCGCCCCCCGCGGCCCCCGGAACGCCCGACCTGCAAACCCCCGATGTCGCTCCGGTCGTCACCGATGCGCCCGATTCTGCCGCCGAGGACCAGATCGGCTTTGCCGCCGACAATCTGAATTACGACAGCGACACCGACGTCGTGGTGGCAGAGGGCAATGTCGCGATGAACCGCGACACCATTTCGATGCGCGCCGACAAGGTCACGTGGAACCGCAAAACCGGTCAGGTCTTCGCCGAAGGCAATGTCGCGATCAAGAACCCCGAAGGCGATACCGCCTATGGCGACAAGATCGAGCTGACCGACTCGCTGCGCGACGGCGTGGTCGAGAATATGCTCGTCGTGCTCGACAATGGATCGCGGCTCGCCGCGGTTCGCGGGACGCGCTTCGACAATGGCAATATCGAGCTCGAAAACGCCGCTTACACCCCCTGCCCGGTCGAGGATAACGAGGGCTGCCCGAAGAATCCGAGCTGGCAGGTCCGCGCCGTCAAGGTGCTGTACGACAAGGCCAAGAACAAGGTCCGCTACAAGGGCGCGCGGATCGAGATTTTCGGACTGCCGCTGATCCCGCTGCCGGGGCTCAGCCACCCGCTCAACAACGAACCGAGCAGCGGCATCCTCGTTCCCGAAATCCGCCTCGACCGGTCGAACGGCTTCGAGATTGCGGTGCCCTATTATCTGCGCATCGCTCCCGATCGCGACCTGACGATCACCCCGCACATCTACACCGGTGCGGCACCGATGATCGAGGGCGAGGCCCGCGCGCTGACCGACATCGGATCGTTCCGGATCAACGGCTATGCGACCTATGGGTCGCTCGTCCCGCTGACCGGCGAGGATCCGAACCGCCGCAAGCGCTTTCGCGGTTATCTGGAAAGCGCCGGCAAGTTCCAGTTCGACCCCCGCTGGAGCCTGACCTATTCGGGCCGCATCGCGACCGATCGCACGTTCATGCGCCGTTACGACATCAGCCGCGACGACCGGCTGCGCTCGACGTTCGAGGTCGAACGCATCGGCAACCAGAGTTATCTGTCGATCGCCGGCTGGGCGACCCAGACGCTCCGCCGCAACGATGTGCAGGGGCAACAGCCGATCGCACTGCCGGTGATCGACTATCGCCAGCGGTTCGACGATCCGCTGTTCGGCGGCCAGTTCGAATTGCAGCTCAACACGCTGGCGATTGCGCGGACCGCGGGTCAGGACACGCAGCGCGCCTTTGCCGGCGCGCGCTGGGATTTGCGGCGACTGACCGGCATGGGTCAGGAAGTCACGCTGACCGCGCTGGTTCGCGGCGATGTGTATCACAGCGACGAGAATCTGCTGACCGGTATCCCCGGCTATCGTGGCAAATCGGGCTGGCAGGCGCGCGGCATTGCAGCGGTCGCCGCCGATATGCGCTGGCCCTTCGTCGGCGAATTCCTGGGCGGCACCCAAACGCTGACCCCGCGCATCCAGTTCGTCGCGACCCCGCCGATCGAAAATATCGACATCCCGAACGAGGATTCGCGTGCCTTCGACCTCGAAGACAGCAATTTGTTCGCGATCAACCGCTTCAACGGCTACGACCGGTTCGAGGACGGCGCGCGCGTCACCTATGGCCTCGAGTGGAATTTCAGCCGCCCGGGCTTCAACATCAACAGCATCGTCGGCCAAAGCTATCGCCTGTCGAACAAGCCCACCCTGTTTCCCGACGGCACCGGGCTGACCGACCGCACCTCGGATATCGTCGGGCGGACGACGGTCGCCTACAAGGACTTCCTGCGCTTCACCCACCGCTACCGGCTCGACAAGGACAGCCTGGCGATCCGCCGGAACGAGCTCGACGCGACGATCGGCAGCCAGTCGACCTACGCCGTGCTCGGCTATTCGCGGCTCAATCGCGACATCCTGCTGCTCGGCGAAGATTTGCAGGATCGGGAAGAGGCCCGCGTCGGCGGCCGTGTCGCAGTGGCGCGGAACTGGTCGATCTTCGGCTCGGCAATCGTCGACCTGACCGACCAGAAGGACGATCCATTGAGCGTCGCCGACGGGTTCGATCCGATTCGCCACCGGCTGGGGATCGCGTATGACGACGAATGCCTGTCGATCGCGCTGACCTGGCGGCGCGACTATATCGATACCGGCGACGCGCGGCGCGGCAACAGCTTTTCCTTCCGCATCGCCTTCCGTAACCTTGGTTTCTGATCTCCGATCCGCTCAGCCTGCGTTCAGTGTCGCCGGGCTATCACGTCGACAACAGGTCCGGATGGCGGATTGCGCTGGACCATCGGGCGTGTCCGCTGATACGGAGCATGCCTCATTTCTCGAATAGGGTAGCAATGACCAGATTTTCGACCATGATCGGCCTGATTGCCGCAACGGCCGTGGGTGTGACACCAGTGGTGGCACAGACCGTTGCCGATCAGGAGGTTCCGACCACCAGCCTGAACATTCCGGGCAACGTCCAGATTTTCGGAGATGCCAAGCCCAATGTCTATCGTCCGTCGGCGACGGTGAACGGCGAGATTATCACCTCGACCGATATCGAACAGCGCATGGCGCTGATCCGCATCGCGAACAACAATCTGGAATTGCCGCCCGAAGAATTGCAGCGGCTGCGTCAGCAGGTTTTCAGCAACCTGATCGACGAAAAGCTCCAGATTCAGGAAGCCAAGGCGGCCGAGATCACGATCGACGAGAACCTGGTCAACGAACAGTTCGCGCGGCTTGCGACGCGTTTCAAGCAGACGCCCGACCAGTTCTCGCAATATCTCGCTTCGAAGGGCTCGTCGGCGGGGGCGGTGAAGCAGCAGATCCGCGGCGAGTTCGCGTGGGACCGCCTGCTGTCGCGTAACATCCAGTCGACGACCAACGTGT
The Sphingopyxis macrogoltabida genome window above contains:
- a CDS encoding LPS-assembly protein LptD, with amino-acid sequence MTLALFHGKSALRPLWLATASLCALLASPALAQEPSESSPPAAPGTPDLQTPDVAPVVTDAPDSAAEDQIGFAADNLNYDSDTDVVVAEGNVAMNRDTISMRADKVTWNRKTGQVFAEGNVAIKNPEGDTAYGDKIELTDSLRDGVVENMLVVLDNGSRLAAVRGTRFDNGNIELENAAYTPCPVEDNEGCPKNPSWQVRAVKVLYDKAKNKVRYKGARIEIFGLPLIPLPGLSHPLNNEPSSGILVPEIRLDRSNGFEIAVPYYLRIAPDRDLTITPHIYTGAAPMIEGEARALTDIGSFRINGYATYGSLVPLTGEDPNRRKRFRGYLESAGKFQFDPRWSLTYSGRIATDRTFMRRYDISRDDRLRSTFEVERIGNQSYLSIAGWATQTLRRNDVQGQQPIALPVIDYRQRFDDPLFGGQFELQLNTLAIARTAGQDTQRAFAGARWDLRRLTGMGQEVTLTALVRGDVYHSDENLLTGIPGYRGKSGWQARGIAAVAADMRWPFVGEFLGGTQTLTPRIQFVATPPIENIDIPNEDSRAFDLEDSNLFAINRFNGYDRFEDGARVTYGLEWNFSRPGFNINSIVGQSYRLSNKPTLFPDGTGLTDRTSDIVGRTTVAYKDFLRFTHRYRLDKDSLAIRRNELDATIGSQSTYAVLGYSRLNRDILLLGEDLQDREEARVGGRVAVARNWSIFGSAIVDLTDQKDDPLSVADGFDPIRHRLGIAYDDECLSIALTWRRDYIDTGDARRGNSFSFRIAFRNLGF